In Candidatus Obscuribacterales bacterium, one genomic interval encodes:
- a CDS encoding AAA family ATPase — protein MEYIPPADDLSSFLSMLPDKVKAKLEKDTDGLVEIVLDLGRKPEARYHDRHAVILSDEPVSELDLEFAIKRIGQFSGDNRAGIERTLHRISCMRNRSGKVIGLTCRVGRAISGTISIIRDLVEGGKSILFLGPPGVGKTTKLREMARVLADELNKRVVVIDTSNEIAGDGDVPHPAIGRARRMQVSHPDHQHAVMIEAVENHTPEAIIIDEIGTEQEAAAARTIAERGVMLIGTAHGNALENLLKNPTLVDLIGGIQTVTLGDDEARRRGTQKTVLERAQQPTFEICVEILDRQTLAVHRNVAESVDQLLRGWKIHPEIRRRDESTGQVAVLQREVSPVATGQHQMDHVFQPEFEPQPEETHLNIYPYAVSKGQLERVVKTLQLPVNVVKSIDEADAILALRSYARAGAKIHSLAEARSIPVYIVKSNNTPQIQKALREALHLDTEQYGSVDWESDIQEESEVALEEARQAIMRVIDRLEPIELAPRRSYIRRLQHQLVEQYNLTSRSIGDEPMRRLRILPPATSDKKVGYI, from the coding sequence ATGGAATACATCCCACCTGCAGACGACCTATCCTCTTTTCTGTCCATGCTTCCGGACAAAGTTAAAGCGAAGCTTGAGAAAGACACCGACGGACTTGTCGAAATCGTATTGGATTTAGGGCGAAAACCAGAAGCCCGTTATCACGATAGGCACGCGGTCATCTTGTCGGATGAACCAGTAAGTGAATTAGATCTTGAATTTGCGATAAAACGCATTGGACAATTTTCCGGAGACAACCGCGCAGGTATCGAACGTACTCTGCACCGCATATCTTGCATGCGCAACCGCTCAGGCAAAGTAATTGGTCTTACTTGCCGGGTTGGTCGAGCAATTTCTGGGACGATAAGCATCATTCGTGACTTAGTCGAAGGCGGCAAGTCTATTCTTTTCCTGGGACCGCCAGGGGTCGGCAAAACAACTAAACTGCGCGAAATGGCGCGTGTGCTTGCCGATGAGTTGAATAAGCGTGTTGTCGTTATCGATACGTCTAACGAAATCGCCGGCGACGGTGACGTGCCGCACCCGGCTATCGGGCGCGCTCGTCGTATGCAGGTAAGTCATCCGGACCACCAGCACGCGGTGATGATCGAGGCAGTGGAAAACCATACGCCGGAAGCCATCATTATTGACGAAATTGGTACTGAGCAAGAAGCGGCAGCAGCTCGCACAATTGCCGAGCGTGGCGTCATGCTTATCGGCACCGCTCACGGTAATGCTTTGGAAAACTTGCTCAAGAACCCAACTTTGGTTGACCTAATTGGTGGCATTCAAACAGTAACTCTCGGTGACGATGAAGCTCGCCGCCGCGGTACGCAAAAGACTGTTTTGGAACGTGCGCAACAACCGACTTTTGAAATCTGCGTGGAGATACTTGATAGACAGACGCTTGCTGTTCATCGCAACGTGGCCGAATCCGTCGACCAGCTATTGCGTGGCTGGAAGATTCATCCGGAAATTCGTCGCCGCGACGAGTCCACGGGTCAAGTTGCTGTTCTTCAACGCGAAGTGTCGCCTGTGGCAACAGGTCAACATCAGATGGACCATGTCTTCCAGCCGGAGTTTGAACCGCAGCCGGAAGAGACGCATCTTAATATATATCCCTATGCTGTAAGTAAGGGTCAGCTGGAGCGAGTGGTTAAGACGTTGCAGTTGCCTGTTAACGTGGTGAAGTCTATAGACGAAGCTGACGCGATACTTGCCTTGCGCAGTTACGCGCGAGCCGGTGCGAAGATTCACTCACTTGCCGAAGCGCGGAGCATCCCTGTCTATATAGTGAAGAGCAATAACACGCCGCAAATTCAAAAAGCGCTGCGCGAAGCTTTGCACTTAGACACGGAGCAGTACGGTTCGGTCGACTGGGAATCAGATATCCAGGAAGAATCCGAAGTTGCACTCGAGGAAGCGCGACAAGCAATCATGCGAGTCATTGACAGACTCGAGCCGATTGAACTTGCCCCGCGCCGGTCGTACATTCGTCGTCTGCAACACCAACTCGTGGAGCAGTACAACTTAACAAGCCGCTCGATAGGCGACGAACCAATGCGTCGCCTCCGCATCTTGCCACCTGCTACAAGTGACAAGAAGGTGGGGTATATCTAG
- a CDS encoding helix-turn-helix domain-containing protein — MDANDKPPLTVAKVADELNVSEKYVVGLLDDGKLPFSETTDGRIVAYADLVAYKQQRELRRQAAMDELVAQAQELGLGY, encoded by the coding sequence ATGGATGCAAATGACAAACCGCCATTAACAGTTGCGAAAGTAGCAGACGAACTCAACGTCAGCGAAAAGTACGTCGTTGGATTGCTCGACGACGGCAAACTTCCTTTTAGCGAGACGACTGACGGTCGTATTGTTGCTTATGCAGATCTTGTGGCGTACAAACAGCAACGAGAGCTCCGCCGACAAGCGGCAATGGACGAGTTAGTTGCACAGGCTCAGGAGCTAGGCTTGGGCTATTAA
- a CDS encoding nucleotidyltransferase domain-containing protein, with protein sequence MTNKFQAHPLPTDWKPTTLMTALAGSQAHGTQLQSSDVDTRTLFIQPTRAILSFGYKYKPDKLENTDENAWELHRYIELALKNEPSVIETFKTPFLSITDDGLAIRELFPHFLSKRRILHCYRGNAHKQKHLAVQAQNQDRRSKCAAHYLRILFNGIELLQSGDFTVRIVDSEIGDAVMRAKKGLLSLDEVTTLGQDLEARLETAYLNSTIDEQWNLDPINELLLSLRQKYW encoded by the coding sequence ATGACCAACAAATTTCAGGCGCATCCGCTTCCGACTGACTGGAAGCCGACCACTCTCATGACAGCGCTTGCCGGTTCACAGGCGCACGGCACACAGCTTCAATCATCTGATGTTGATACAAGGACATTGTTTATCCAGCCAACCAGAGCAATCTTGTCTTTTGGTTATAAGTACAAACCAGACAAGTTAGAAAACACCGATGAAAATGCATGGGAGCTTCATCGGTATATCGAGCTGGCGTTGAAAAACGAACCATCGGTGATCGAGACATTTAAGACGCCGTTCCTGTCCATCACCGATGACGGACTTGCCATAAGAGAACTTTTTCCTCACTTCCTGAGCAAAAGGCGAATACTGCACTGCTATCGCGGGAATGCGCACAAGCAGAAGCATTTGGCTGTGCAAGCACAGAACCAAGACAGAAGAAGCAAGTGTGCAGCTCATTATCTGAGAATTCTTTTCAATGGTATTGAGTTGCTTCAATCCGGCGACTTTACCGTAAGGATTGTCGATAGCGAAATTGGCGATGCTGTTATGCGCGCCAAGAAAGGGCTGCTGAGTCTGGACGAGGTAACGACTCTAGGGCAAGACTTGGAGGCACGGCTAGAGACAGCATACCTAAATTCAACAATCGATGAGCAGTGGAATCTTGATCCAATCAACGAGCTACTTTTGTCCCTGAGACAAAAGTACTGGTAA
- a CDS encoding DUF962 domain-containing protein codes for MSTLKELIRRALRAQIDYLSLYRAGHKTVGCRITHMIGIPMIMASLIAFTLYLIPILKVSAFIVKCAFSPTGMQHFHFFLHVALPNILQSVATTPSAVTNLMAGIALFTVGWFLQFLGHVAFEKNSPLFLNNPFNPLSYTTAVIFTAQEYGQLITRPFKRKK; via the coding sequence ATGTCTACACTCAAAGAACTCATACGCCGCGCACTGCGCGCCCAAATAGATTACTTGTCTCTCTACCGCGCTGGTCACAAGACAGTCGGCTGTCGCATCACACACATGATCGGCATTCCCATGATTATGGCGTCGCTCATCGCCTTTACTCTCTATCTAATTCCGATATTGAAAGTATCAGCATTTATTGTAAAGTGCGCCTTCAGCCCAACAGGCATGCAACATTTCCACTTCTTCTTGCATGTCGCTCTGCCCAATATCCTCCAGAGTGTTGCCACCACGCCGAGCGCAGTAACGAATTTGATGGCAGGAATTGCCCTCTTCACTGTCGGTTGGTTTCTGCAATTCCTCGGGCACGTCGCCTTCGAGAAGAACAGCCCGCTGTTTCTCAACAATCCATTCAATCCCCTGAGCTACACCACAGCCGTGATATTCACCGCCCAAGAGTACGGACAACTTATCACGCGCCCATTCAAACGCAAAAAATAA
- a CDS encoding type II toxin-antitoxin system VapC family toxin, with product MSELRKAKSGKANSGVLAWASTVSANSLYLSVITILELEVGTLLVERRDHAQGQMFRDWLNDYVLPVFSNRILPIDIAVAQQFAKLHVPQPRGDRDALIAATALTHRMTVVTRNVSDFAPMGVALNNPFV from the coding sequence GTGTCCGAGCTCAGAAAGGCGAAGTCCGGTAAGGCTAACAGCGGAGTGCTGGCATGGGCTTCTACTGTCTCAGCAAATAGTCTCTATCTTTCCGTCATCACTATCCTCGAACTCGAAGTTGGTACGTTGTTGGTCGAGCGTCGTGATCATGCACAAGGGCAAATGTTTCGTGATTGGCTAAATGACTATGTGCTGCCGGTCTTTTCCAATCGCATTTTGCCGATCGACATAGCCGTTGCGCAGCAATTTGCGAAATTGCACGTGCCGCAACCACGCGGAGATCGCGATGCGTTGATAGCAGCCACTGCGCTAACGCATCGCATGACTGTTGTTACTCGCAACGTGAGCGACTTTGCTCCTATGGGAGTTGCGTTGAATAATCCCTTTGTTTAG
- a CDS encoding type II toxin-antitoxin system PemK/MazF family toxin: MIEQGDLFWLNLAKPTGSEPGFRRPVVVVQNGMFNRSKIRTAVVCALTTNMSLGEAPGNVRLNKGEAGLKQESVVNVSQIFTVDRSHLKEKIGTISPRRVVEIIKGIELVIRPAL, from the coding sequence GTGATAGAACAGGGCGACCTGTTTTGGCTGAACCTGGCAAAACCGACTGGATCGGAGCCGGGGTTTCGTCGTCCTGTGGTTGTTGTTCAAAACGGTATGTTTAACAGAAGCAAAATTAGGACTGCAGTCGTTTGTGCGCTAACGACAAATATGAGTCTAGGCGAAGCTCCGGGTAATGTGCGGTTGAACAAGGGCGAGGCTGGACTCAAGCAGGAAAGCGTAGTGAATGTCTCGCAGATATTTACTGTCGATCGATCGCATCTCAAGGAAAAGATTGGCACCATTTCTCCGAGGCGGGTCGTTGAAATTATTAAGGGAATCGAATTAGTTATACGTCCAGCTCTTTAA
- a CDS encoding sterol desaturase family protein, producing the protein MNTILHIAASMLVAYVLVSLIEYLVHRYPMHSPRLAKHFKNKYLEGAYKNHASLHHNHYYSVFDHEEDEFGREVGIPVGVRNSVFVVGPFILLSWSIDPITGAAVLFFTALHNVAWTTIHRAMHDRSAQHWWTRTALFGFYTRYHFLHHRQQGKNYNAFYPMWDWLLGTLAQERESDRLEMEKSQWRVRSPREQSRF; encoded by the coding sequence ATGAACACAATTCTGCACATCGCAGCCAGCATGCTGGTGGCGTATGTACTTGTGTCGTTAATTGAGTACTTGGTGCATCGGTATCCCATGCACAGCCCTCGATTAGCGAAGCATTTCAAAAATAAGTACTTGGAAGGGGCGTACAAAAATCACGCGTCTCTTCACCACAATCACTACTACTCTGTCTTTGATCACGAGGAAGACGAATTCGGCAGGGAGGTCGGTATTCCTGTCGGCGTCCGCAACAGTGTGTTTGTCGTTGGTCCATTCATTCTGTTGAGCTGGTCCATCGATCCAATTACTGGGGCAGCCGTCTTATTTTTCACCGCGCTTCACAATGTGGCATGGACGACTATTCACCGGGCAATGCACGATAGGTCCGCTCAGCATTGGTGGACTCGCACCGCGCTATTCGGGTTCTACACGCGATACCATTTCTTACATCATCGCCAGCAAGGCAAAAACTACAATGCCTTTTATCCCATGTGGGATTGGCTTTTAGGCACCCTTGCACAAGAACGCGAAAGTGATCGACTAGAAATGGAAAAGTCGCAATGGAGAGTGCGATCTCCTAGAGAACAGAGCAGGTTCTAA
- a CDS encoding type III pantothenate kinase: MQLITTWWHPWWREFVRLIDAPLRLTLEKFRVSNATMGIHDMRNWLAIDIGNTYIKSAIIGNDSLGTVSRYATASVEEAAKQILADGASEPIALASVVPAATECIKSLALAKQREIFEVKPNTQKLLSNMHPEMGADRIASAAAAWKIYGKGQPTIVMTFGTATTLLAISAEGKIEGGYIAPGLTMMLDVLHQRTALLPQLSITEVTTELGQDTQTHITNGVLLGHIGMIRSWLDEAKRSLGAPAVTVATGGWDKELQNRLHLFDHVDDDLTLKGIHVIAENA; the protein is encoded by the coding sequence GTGCAGCTCATTACAACGTGGTGGCACCCGTGGTGGCGTGAATTTGTTAGACTCATAGACGCACCTTTGCGACTCACACTTGAAAAGTTTCGCGTCAGCAATGCCACCATGGGAATACACGACATGCGCAATTGGCTCGCCATCGACATTGGCAATACATATATAAAGAGTGCGATTATCGGCAACGATTCCTTGGGCACCGTCTCCCGCTATGCCACTGCTAGCGTAGAAGAAGCAGCGAAACAGATACTCGCCGACGGCGCTAGCGAACCTATCGCACTTGCGTCCGTCGTACCAGCAGCAACCGAGTGCATCAAGTCGTTAGCACTAGCGAAGCAGCGCGAAATATTTGAAGTCAAACCAAACACACAGAAACTACTTTCCAACATGCATCCGGAGATGGGAGCAGATCGTATAGCTAGCGCAGCAGCGGCGTGGAAAATCTACGGCAAAGGGCAACCAACAATTGTAATGACCTTTGGAACCGCGACAACTCTGCTGGCAATTTCCGCCGAAGGAAAAATCGAGGGCGGCTATATCGCCCCCGGACTAACAATGATGCTCGATGTCCTGCATCAGCGCACGGCACTCTTGCCACAACTTTCCATCACCGAAGTAACAACCGAACTCGGGCAAGACACGCAGACTCACATAACCAACGGCGTGCTACTTGGACACATCGGCATGATCCGTTCATGGCTGGATGAGGCCAAGAGATCACTTGGCGCACCGGCAGTAACAGTAGCAACTGGTGGTTGGGACAAAGAATTGCAAAACCGACTTCACCTGTTCGATCACGTCGACGACGATCTCACATTGAAAGGCATTCACGTCATCGCGGAAAACGCATAA
- a CDS encoding DUF5110 domain-containing protein, translating into MDQQLDESKVDLKEASTKRRMWKPHERQKNVFKGNSHWEQAKIGEVDVARLSVLPQGAALIPDSFGVIATPSWKEVKQPTLPFGFDWQQTLAGRFDFYFELKKGLRCLALGERFSGLNVRGEKHTLISTDNPHHDESMDSMYKPIPFLVVGSQNKFFAIFIDSSAPSRFDLDTELTEEGRIELFTRRGFRVYILGGGTLPQLVEAFTTLTGRAKLPPLWSLGHQQCRWSYPNEETVRELAHEFRQRKIPCDTLVLDIDYMDEYRVFTTSKKAFPNFEKMIADLKKENFNVVTIVDPGVKVDDNYKHFVDGKKNNYFCKNKEGEVFQGKVWPGDSAFPDFLKDETRKWWADSHKFYTDAGIAGIWNDMNEPAFFGITKVLPADFSEMPEQHADFCLHDAQDGKIQHLEVRNLYGFLMSRSTQEGLLAIRPNERPFVLTRSGSTGIQRYAAVWLGDNKSWYEHLGKSIPMLLNVGLSGIPFAGVDIGGFWDDALPEIVIRWYELGIFYPFFRNHCSLSGRGQEAYAYAPNVEGIARKLIETRYSLLPYIRGLFWEHMRTGAPLMRPLMWHFPTDAIACDIDDQFMFGSDILVAPIVERAHEYRTVYFPAGTWYHFETNEKYEGGRPYVINMPLGTVPAFVREGAILPIADVMQHTGEYSATPITFKVFGKKAAGRFFEDDGITFDYETGKYNEYELTFTDGKFTAKSVHKEYKPGNKYTYQLAGDNKSTPVTL; encoded by the coding sequence ATGGACCAGCAGCTTGACGAATCCAAAGTGGATCTTAAAGAGGCAAGTACAAAGAGACGCATGTGGAAGCCACACGAGCGCCAAAAGAATGTCTTCAAAGGCAATAGTCACTGGGAGCAAGCGAAGATAGGCGAAGTTGATGTTGCACGCTTGTCGGTTTTGCCGCAGGGCGCTGCGCTTATTCCTGATTCATTTGGTGTTATCGCTACTCCTAGTTGGAAAGAAGTCAAACAACCAACGTTGCCATTTGGTTTTGATTGGCAGCAGACACTAGCCGGTCGATTTGATTTTTACTTTGAACTCAAAAAAGGTCTGCGCTGTCTAGCACTAGGTGAAAGATTCTCCGGACTAAATGTACGCGGTGAAAAGCACACGCTAATTAGTACTGACAATCCACATCACGATGAGTCTATGGATTCGATGTATAAACCCATACCATTCCTGGTTGTGGGCAGTCAGAATAAGTTTTTTGCCATCTTCATTGATAGTTCTGCCCCCTCGCGTTTTGACCTTGATACAGAGCTAACAGAAGAGGGACGCATCGAGTTATTTACTCGCCGCGGCTTTCGAGTCTACATTCTCGGCGGCGGGACATTGCCACAGCTTGTGGAAGCATTCACAACTCTAACCGGACGGGCAAAGTTGCCACCGCTATGGTCACTGGGTCATCAGCAATGTCGCTGGAGTTATCCAAATGAAGAGACGGTGCGCGAATTGGCTCATGAATTCCGCCAGCGGAAAATCCCTTGCGATACTCTCGTGCTGGACATCGATTACATGGATGAGTATCGCGTATTCACGACGAGCAAGAAGGCTTTTCCAAATTTTGAAAAGATGATTGCCGACTTGAAGAAAGAGAATTTCAATGTCGTAACTATTGTTGATCCAGGTGTAAAAGTCGACGACAACTACAAGCACTTCGTCGACGGCAAGAAGAACAATTACTTCTGCAAGAACAAAGAAGGCGAGGTATTTCAAGGCAAAGTCTGGCCGGGGGATTCGGCATTTCCAGACTTTCTCAAAGATGAAACAAGAAAGTGGTGGGCGGACTCGCATAAGTTTTACACCGATGCAGGCATTGCCGGCATTTGGAATGACATGAATGAGCCGGCATTTTTCGGCATAACAAAAGTCTTGCCAGCGGACTTCTCCGAGATGCCAGAGCAACACGCTGACTTTTGCTTGCATGACGCACAAGACGGAAAAATTCAGCATCTTGAAGTACGCAATCTCTACGGCTTTTTGATGTCTCGTTCCACCCAAGAAGGACTGCTGGCGATTCGTCCTAACGAGCGACCATTTGTACTAACACGCTCCGGCAGCACAGGCATTCAGAGATACGCCGCTGTTTGGTTAGGCGATAACAAGTCATGGTACGAACATCTCGGAAAGAGCATTCCCATGCTTCTTAACGTGGGACTCTCCGGAATTCCATTTGCCGGAGTAGATATCGGCGGATTCTGGGATGACGCCTTGCCGGAGATAGTAATTCGCTGGTACGAACTCGGCATCTTCTATCCATTCTTCCGCAACCACTGCAGTCTATCGGGACGCGGACAAGAAGCTTACGCGTATGCCCCGAACGTCGAAGGCATCGCGCGCAAGTTAATCGAGACGCGTTACAGCTTGCTGCCATATATCCGCGGGCTCTTCTGGGAGCATATGCGTACAGGCGCGCCATTAATGCGTCCGCTCATGTGGCATTTCCCAACTGATGCTATTGCTTGTGATATCGACGACCAATTCATGTTCGGCAGCGACATCCTTGTCGCCCCCATCGTCGAACGCGCGCATGAATATCGCACCGTGTACTTCCCAGCGGGCACCTGGTATCACTTCGAGACCAACGAAAAATACGAAGGCGGACGCCCCTACGTCATCAACATGCCGCTTGGAACAGTCCCCGCTTTCGTCCGCGAAGGCGCCATATTGCCGATAGCCGACGTCATGCAACACACTGGCGAGTATTCGGCAACGCCTATCACCTTCAAAGTATTCGGCAAGAAAGCCGCCGGACGCTTCTTCGAAGACGACGGCATAACCTTCGACTACGAGACAGGCAAGTACAACGAATACGAGTTGACCTTTACCGACGGCAAATTCACCGCCAAATCGGTGCACAAGGAATACAAGCCTGGTAACAAGTATACGTATCAACTTGCCGGCGACAACAAGTCAACGCCAGTGACGCTCTAA
- a CDS encoding glycosyltransferase family 1 protein: MHILMICDPPVSAPGQNTGGTHQVVAHHKYELEQMGHKVTVLDGRLLGSIPEGSIAYDHVKQTLEGLQLGADTRIHIVTQGQLGFLSRRYCVEHSLAFTTAYHTQYPEYLRDRHGFQSEPIYDYIRWFNRASSAVVVPTPSMAQRLVDAGIPQAVPCLHGVDTERFKPRENRFLQVKSPKFLYVGRVMIEKNVEAFLKLDLPGTKIVVGDGVLRKELEERYPEVHFVGVKSGEELAKFYAAADVFVFPSLTDTFGLVMLEALAAGVPVAAFPVTGPVDVITSEKVGCLDEDLEKAVMTAMHLSPKDCRDYALENTWAKSAERFLNFQVPCGEKMLPDPSVKEEMPLGFTYDVLEAMVAKIEALLFF; the protein is encoded by the coding sequence ATGCACATACTCATGATTTGCGATCCACCCGTTTCTGCACCAGGACAAAATACCGGCGGCACGCACCAAGTCGTTGCACATCACAAATATGAACTCGAACAGATGGGTCACAAAGTCACAGTTCTCGACGGTCGCCTGTTAGGCTCCATTCCCGAAGGATCAATAGCTTACGACCACGTAAAGCAAACACTCGAAGGACTCCAACTCGGCGCTGACACTCGCATCCACATCGTCACACAAGGTCAACTCGGCTTTCTGAGTCGCCGGTATTGTGTCGAACACAGTCTTGCATTCACGACCGCATATCACACCCAGTACCCTGAATATCTACGTGATCGCCACGGCTTCCAATCAGAACCCATCTACGACTACATCCGCTGGTTCAACCGCGCATCCAGCGCCGTCGTCGTTCCCACTCCAAGTATGGCTCAGCGTCTCGTCGACGCAGGAATACCACAAGCTGTTCCTTGCCTCCACGGTGTTGATACCGAAAGATTCAAGCCCAGGGAAAATCGATTTCTTCAAGTCAAATCGCCGAAATTCCTATACGTCGGTCGAGTCATGATCGAGAAGAATGTCGAAGCTTTCCTTAAACTGGATCTGCCCGGAACCAAAATCGTGGTCGGAGACGGTGTCCTGCGCAAAGAACTCGAAGAGCGCTACCCGGAAGTCCATTTTGTCGGCGTCAAAAGCGGCGAAGAATTGGCGAAGTTTTACGCCGCGGCAGATGTCTTTGTATTTCCAAGCCTAACTGACACGTTTGGGTTGGTAATGCTCGAGGCATTGGCTGCCGGTGTTCCGGTCGCAGCTTTTCCTGTAACAGGACCAGTAGATGTAATCACAAGTGAAAAAGTAGGGTGCCTCGACGAAGATCTAGAAAAAGCCGTAATGACAGCAATGCATCTATCCCCCAAGGACTGCCGCGACTACGCCCTAGAAAATACCTGGGCAAAATCAGCGGAAAGATTCCTCAACTTCCAAGTACCCTGCGGCGAAAAGATGTTGCCCGATCCATCCGTCAAAGAAGAAATGCCATTGGGCTTTACCTATGACGTGCTGGAAGCGATGGTGGCAAAGATAGAAGCTCTCTTGTTCTTCTAA
- a CDS encoding ribose-phosphate pyrophosphokinase, with amino-acid sequence MIVTGSANPELAKEIVGPAGVYLTECISKTFADGERYVQISKTVRGADVFVIQPTCNPVNENLMELLIMVDALKRASAERITLVIPYFGYARQDRKAAGREPITSKLVADMIHTAGADRVVLVDLHAEQIVGFFHKDVRVDHLYANSVHLKFIKSLGLENLVVVSPDVGGVKRARAFAKKLDDAPLAIIDKRRNPNEHNKAESLAVVGDVSGKNCLIVDDIIDTGNTIIKGADLLKKNGANKIYVCCTHPVLSNNAAARIQESCIEMLITTNSIPEDPANTCNKIERLSLAGLLTDAIKRIHNDKSVSELFE; translated from the coding sequence ATGATCGTAACCGGCTCAGCCAATCCCGAACTCGCCAAAGAAATTGTCGGCCCTGCCGGTGTCTACCTGACCGAATGCATTTCAAAAACATTCGCCGACGGTGAACGATACGTTCAAATCAGCAAAACTGTGCGCGGGGCAGACGTATTCGTCATTCAGCCGACGTGCAATCCAGTCAACGAAAACCTCATGGAATTGCTCATCATGGTTGATGCACTCAAGCGGGCTTCCGCTGAGCGCATCACTTTGGTAATTCCCTACTTCGGGTACGCAAGACAGGACCGCAAAGCTGCCGGTCGCGAACCCATTACCTCGAAGCTTGTCGCCGACATGATTCACACTGCTGGTGCCGATCGAGTAGTGCTCGTCGATTTGCATGCCGAGCAAATTGTGGGATTCTTCCACAAAGACGTCAGAGTCGATCACCTGTATGCTAATTCCGTCCACCTCAAATTCATCAAGTCATTAGGGCTAGAAAATTTGGTCGTAGTTAGCCCTGATGTCGGCGGTGTCAAACGCGCGCGTGCTTTCGCCAAGAAATTAGACGATGCACCTCTCGCCATTATCGACAAGCGACGCAATCCGAACGAGCACAACAAAGCAGAGAGCCTTGCCGTCGTCGGCGACGTAAGCGGCAAGAACTGCCTCATCGTAGACGACATCATCGACACCGGCAACACGATTATCAAAGGAGCCGATCTCCTCAAGAAAAACGGCGCCAACAAGATATACGTCTGCTGCACACACCCTGTGTTGTCCAACAACGCAGCCGCTCGCATTCAGGAATCTTGCATTGAGATGTTAATCACAACCAACTCGATTCCTGAAGACCCGGCCAATACCTGCAACAAAATAGAACGACTCTCGTTAGCAGGTTTGCTGACTGATGCCATCAAGCGAATTCACAACGACAAGTCGGTGAGCGAATTATTCGAATAG
- a CDS encoding type II toxin-antitoxin system Phd/YefM family antitoxin, which yields MSITSMSSREFNQDSSGAKKLAQKGPVFITDRGRPAHVLLSIEDYEKLTGKKGNIVELLAMPGIENVEFEPPRMDGPFFRPADLT from the coding sequence ATGTCTATTACAAGCATGTCTAGTCGCGAGTTTAATCAAGACTCCAGTGGAGCAAAAAAGCTGGCCCAAAAGGGTCCGGTGTTCATTACTGATCGCGGACGTCCTGCACATGTTTTATTGAGCATCGAAGACTATGAAAAACTCACCGGTAAGAAAGGCAACATTGTTGAGTTGCTGGCAATGCCCGGCATAGAGAATGTAGAGTTTGAACCGCCACGTATGGACGGGCCTTTCTTTCGTCCTGCTGACTTAACCTAA